DNA from Candidatus Polarisedimenticolia bacterium:
CGCGCTCCTGCGAACGGCGCACCTCCTCGCCCTCGGGATCTGGGTCGGCAGCGTCGTCTTCTTCTCGTTCTTCACCGCGCCGACCCTGTTCGGCGCCCTGCCGCGCGACATGGCCGGCCGGGCGGTGTCGGCGATCTTCCCCCGCTACTACGCCCTGGGAGCAGCCTGTGGCGCCCTTGGACTCCTCTCGGGTCTCCTCCTGGGCGCCCGGCAGCCGGCCTTCGGGCGCCTGCTCGCCTGCGAGCTCGTCCTCCTCGGGCTGATGACCGGGATCGTCGTGTA
Protein-coding regions in this window:
- a CDS encoding DUF4149 domain-containing protein, with translation ALLRTAHLLALGIWVGSVVFFSFFTAPTLFGALPRDMAGRAVSAIFPRYYALGAACGALGLLSGLLLGARQPAFGRLLACELVLLGLMTGIVVYAGRVVLPQAAQARLALPAIEGTPAYDGAKARFDSLHRRSVLLNGTVLLLGIASIALYSLQKPNP